Genomic DNA from Peptococcus niger:
ATTTGCGATGTGTCACATACTTTTCTTGAACATCACGCACCTGCCGGCTGAGCCCCTGGCACACCGGGCAGTCCGCCTCTGTAACCGTTCCATCCGACAAGCGCCGACGCACCATTCCTTGATGGCAAGAGGGATTATCACACGGCGTTTCTTTCAAATGGCTGATTTTTTCCGTTACTTCTATAATCCCCGTCCCTTGACAACGTGGGCATACCGTCACCTCATCATCGGCAATTTTTGCCGGAATCGCACCGGCACCGGCACATGTTTCGCACCGCGTCACAGCCCCCTTGAACCAGTCAATAATACCGCCCATCTTACGCCTCCTTACATCAATCCAATGACCACAGCAATGACAAGAACCGCCACGATCACCACCGCTAAACCGATGCGACCTTTTTTAACTTCCGTCAGTACCCCTTTTCCACCACAATAATCACAGGGAATGGGCACACAGTCAATGTCACCGGTCTGACAACAATCCACGCAACCGGCGCCATTACATACCGGGCAGAGCGTTTTGTCAACAAAGATTCCGCTCGTTACATGCTGCTCTCCACTCATATTATCCCACCGTTCGCATATCAATTAAAATAGTTTGCAAGCTCATTTTATCACAATGCCCAAACCGGCTCAAGCAATCCGCACTTATAAATATCTTGCAATTTTTGCTCCCGTCTGCTAGTATATAAAAGTATGATACAACGACAAAGGAGGTATTCCCATGGCTAGAAGTTGTGACATTTGCGGCAAAGGCGTAACCACCGGTATGCGCGTCAGCCACTCTCACATTCGCAATAAAAGAACCTGGCGTCCCAATATCCAAACGGTCCGCACTGTGGTCAACGGCACGCCCAAGAAATTGAACGTGTGCACCCGCTGCCTCCGTTCCGGTAAAGTTCAACGCGTCACAAACACCAAACAAAGCGAAGAAACCAATGCATAAATGCTCTATGCCCTTCTAAAGCGACCCGTTTTAGAAGGTTTTTTTATGCCCTGCCGTAAAAATCAAAAAAGCAGGCGTCCTGTTATCACAAACAGGACGCCTGCTTTTTTATACTGTCAAGCCATCATTTGATAGCCTTACTCATCAAAATTTAACGGCTCCACCAGTTTATAGAGTCCACCACCTTCATTTATATGGTTGATTCGCACACCAACTTTTTCACCGATAATATCCACCAGTTCTGCTGTCAGAACAATAAAATCATCTCGCAAGCATCCAGCAAAAAAGGAACCTAGAGCCTATTATGCCTTTTCAGTTCGTGTTTAATGATAACTTGTCGTCTAAGATATTTAGCCTCTCTCTTCAGGTGCTAAGCTTTTCAGATAAGCTTCAGCCTCAGAATATACCCTTTCTGCTTGAACAATATAGCGACACAAGTAACTCGGCGGAGTCTTTAAGTTCTGTCCTTGTCTTTCCAGCAGACCTTTCCGGCCGGATAAACTTTCTTTAAACATATCACCTTGGTCACCAGCTATCTTTACAGGAATTTGATCATGCAATTTTTGGATTTTATCTGCTAGCTCTAGGGCCTTCATCCGATAGCCTGCAGCAAAGGTATCCATGGCTTCATCTAAAGTGTTTTTCGCTTGTTCCACTTCATATTTGCCGATATTAGCTTCATCATTAACGCTTTTAGCTACATTATATGCCGTTTCAAAAGGAGCCAGCAAATCAGCGTCATACTTAATATCATCTCCACCAATTTTCGTATTATTGGCATCCAACCACGCTTTGGCTTTGGCAAGACTTGCCTCTAGAACTTGCTTATCAGCTTTTTCTGCCGGCGCTAAGGTCTTTAAGTAGGCTACAGCGGCTTGATAATCTTTTTCTGCACGCGCGTAGAAAAAGTACAGTTGAGCAGGACTCATAACCTTATTCTTGGCATACTTCTTCAGAAGGGTAATGTGACCACCTACTTTGTCTTTATGTCCTATGAGCTCGGAATCGCTATCGCTTTCCGGAATGCTTTTGTTTAATGTTTCCATTTTAATCGCTAGGTCGCTTAATTTCTGCTGGTTGGCACTACGGAAGCTGACCATGGCCTTATCTAAATTCTTTTGAGCTTCTGTTACCTCACTTTGTTTTGCGATTTCATTATCGTTAATGCCTTTGGCCTGCTCATAACTCGCTTTGAACGGAGCAAGAAGGGCTTCATCGTATTTGACTGTAATGCCATTACTGGTCGTGTTGTTGGCATCCAACCATGCTTTGGCTTTGGCAAGACTCGCTTGTAGAGCTTGCTTATCCGCTTTTTCTGCCGGCGCTAAGGTCTTTAGGTAGGCTACAGCGGCTTCATAATCTTTTTCTGCACGCGCGTAGAAAAAGTACAGTTGAGCAGGACTCATAACCCTATTCTTGGCATACTTCTTCAGAAGGGTAATATGACCACTCACTTTGTCTTTATGTCCTATGAGCTCGGGATCGCTATCGCTTTCCGGAATGCTTTTGTTTAATGTTTCCATTTTAATCGCTAGGTCACTTAACTTCTGCTGGTTGGCACTACGGAAGCTGACCATGGCCTTATCTAGATTCTTTTGAGCTTCTGTGACCTCACTTTGTTTTGCAATTTCATTATCGTTAATGCCTTTGGCCTGCTCATAACTCGCTTTGAACGGAGCAAGAAGGGCTTCATCGTATTTGACTGTGATGCCGTTACTGGTCGTGTTATTGGCATCCAACCATGCTTTGGCTTTAGCAAGACTTGCCTGTAGGGCTTGCTTATCGGCTTTTTCCTGAGGAGTCGGTTGGGGCTCTGAGCCCGGTCCCGGATTTGGCAACGGTTCTACCGAACCGCTACCGGAATCAATTGATTTGCTAAAATCTAAGCGGTACAAGTCATACGGAATGCTCACAGCTCTTCCATCTTCTTGGTCCGTTTCCAGAGGTAATCCTTTCACTTGGAGTTCAACCCGTTCAGTTGGGTTGGTCGGCACCATAACGGCACGATCACCTAGCACATCTACATGATAAGTCTTGCCGTTTTTATCGACATAATTAACCCTAACTTCAATTTTTTTACCAGCAATTTCCGCAAATTCTTCTTTTTTCATTTTTACATAAACGATAAATTCATCCCATTGAGCGTCCGGTGGCGTAAAGAAAATCTTACCGTCTGTTGTACCTTCTTTTAGCCGATACTCGATAGATTGTAATTTGAGTCTTTCAGAGAGCGCAATACCACTCATTGACATTGGATACCGGGAACCAGAGGCTTGATGAATGAATTCTACCTTTAACCCATTGGATAACCGGCCACCGATGGTTTCCTCATTCAACACCATGCCGTCCGGAATAACGGCACCGGTTGTTTGATTGATTACCTTAATGCCTTTCGCAGCAAAATCTTTGCCTTGAATGATTTCTTGTTTATTGCCACGCTTGGTAAGAACCACTTCATAATCTTTATAAAGGAATTTCTCACCTCGAACATACCCGGTAATGCCGTCAGCCTTGGTTAGCTTGTTGTACTCCACATGGCTTCCACGCACTTTCATTTCCAGGACATTATTATCCGGTCTTGCTTTTTGCAGCGCATTCACTACTGCGTTAGCTGTTCCGCGCGCCGTCCAGGTAGCCCCTGTATGAACATCCGGGGTTCCGGGGATTCGATCGTAATTGGCCGCTTTTAATTTTCGCGTGACCGTATTGCCAAGAATATCCAAAATATTAACCGGCAGCATATTTGCCAATCCGCTGGGCGCACCTGCCGCACTGCCAA
This window encodes:
- a CDS encoding S-layer homology domain-containing protein, giving the protein MTKKICATILSVSLLATGMPVNVLAAEQTQTAQASMTHMEKGGSDIAGHRHEKLLKSWIASGELKGDQEGNINPEKPITRAEFAALINRAEKFNKKTDITRFKDVKPDDWYYEDVARAVSAGYLVGFDPNTFAPTETLTAEQAIAVASRLSKLNQQTVKSNVTVDAVSDWAKTSVERSLIDGVVATTDLPKNLKVPCSRTEAILWLDRAIHKNPVFSIPGTYKLGDVNDVTVTTDGVSLEGGHIKGQLTLAVEGNSAGKSSSTQPTLSLKNVKLDKAVAADKNSRILIDGKPVRKEEKIQDKEKPQGSRSSSRSSGSSHSGSSSTKPGSKPAPEPTPPQEEQEKADKQALQASLAKAKAWLDANNTTSNGITVKYDEALLAPFKASYDQAKGIQEKADAKKNEVDQAQSSLAAAMDKFVSAHRAQLPELSEQMQKLYDQMPEDENNAELTRHRETLEGKIKQLKKYANNKSFSPAQLYGMHATALKDYQAAKDYLKRMALQEKKEADEYDSLPRALDWAVNMPLTASIIEAQFDDLPDGAHVVTPETVTFDASGDKNVQVTIKFSDGSTKVVPLLVSVKAKANDFSTVRIRPIKELKALDAGKVYTDGTYQGIGRGYLKNIYVTVTVEGGKIKAIEKTEKDAKIDDGGKFERIGFHRIINTLKDKQDPQSLAAQLNTKLDLVQGMYDMAAKEQHSDAAYAKAMEHFFGSAAGAPSGLANMLPVNILDILGNTVTRKLKAANYDRIPGTPDVHTGATWTARGTANAVVNALQKARPDNNVLEMKVRGSHVEYNKLTKADGITGYVRGEKFLYKDYEVVLTKRGNKQEIIQGKDFAAKGIKVINQTTGAVIPDGMVLNEETIGGRLSNGLKVEFIHQASGSRYPMSMSGIALSERLKLQSIEYRLKEGTTDGKIFFTPPDAQWDEFIVYVKMKKEEFAEIAGKKIEVRVNYVDKNGKTYHVDVLGDRAVMVPTNPTERVELQVKGLPLETDQEDGRAVSIPYDLYRLDFSKSIDSGSGSVEPLPNPGPGSEPQPTPQEKADKQALQASLAKAKAWLDANNTTSNGITVKYDEALLAPFKASYEQAKGINDNEIAKQSEVTEAQKNLDKAMVSFRSANQQKLSDLAIKMETLNKSIPESDSDPELIGHKDKVSGHITLLKKYAKNRVMSPAQLYFFYARAEKDYEAAVAYLKTLAPAEKADKQALQASLAKAKAWLDANNTTSNGITVKYDEALLAPFKASYEQAKGINDNEIAKQSEVTEAQKNLDKAMVSFRSANQQKLSDLAIKMETLNKSIPESDSDSELIGHKDKVGGHITLLKKYAKNKVMSPAQLYFFYARAEKDYQAAVAYLKTLAPAEKADKQVLEASLAKAKAWLDANNTKIGGDDIKYDADLLAPFETAYNVAKSVNDEANIGKYEVEQAKNTLDEAMDTFAAGYRMKALELADKIQKLHDQIPVKIAGDQGDMFKESLSGRKGLLERQGQNLKTPPSYLCRYIVQAERVYSEAEAYLKSLAPEERG
- the rpmB gene encoding 50S ribosomal protein L28; its protein translation is MARSCDICGKGVTTGMRVSHSHIRNKRTWRPNIQTVRTVVNGTPKKLNVCTRCLRSGKVQRVTNTKQSEETNA